The following are encoded in a window of Pyrenophora tritici-repentis strain M4 chromosome 6, whole genome shotgun sequence genomic DNA:
- a CDS encoding SPS1, Serine-threonine protein kinase: protein MAEFVRAQIFGTTFEITSRYTDLQPVGMGAFGLVCSAKDQLTSQAVAIKKIMKPFSTPVLSKRTYRELKLLKHLRHENIISLSDIFISPLEDIYFVTELLGTDLHRLLTSRPLEKQFIQYFLYQILRGLKYVHSAGVVHRDLKPSNILVNENCDLKICDFGLARIQDPQMTGYVSTRYYRAPEIMLTWQKYDVEVDIWSAGCIFAEMLEGKPLFPGKDHVNQFSIITELLGTPPDDVIQTICSENTLRFVQSLPKRERQPLSNKFKNAEPQAVDLLENMLVFDPKKRVRAEQALAHPYLAPYHDPTDEPIAEEKFDWSFNDADLPVDTWKIMMYSEILDYHNVDAAAQEQENNGS, encoded by the exons ATGGCGGAATTTGTACGCGCCCAGATTTTTGGCACCACCTTTGAGATTACGAGCAG GTACACAGATCTGCAGCCTGTAGGCATGGGCGCATTCGGTCTCGTTTG CTCAGCAAAGGACCAGCTCACGAGCCAGGCGGTGGCGATCAAGAAGATCATGAAGCCATTCAGCACCCCGGTTTTGTCCAAGCGGACATACCGAGAGTTGAAGCTTCTGAAGCATCTCAGACACGAGAAT ATTATCAGCTTGAGCGACATCTTCATCTCTCCCCTCGAAGACAT CTACTTTGTCACCGAGCTCCTCGGAACCGATCTTCACCGTCTGCTGACGTCCAGACCGCTGGAGAAGCAGTTCATCCAATACTTCCTCTACCAGATCTTG CGTGGTCTGAAATACGTCCACTCGGCTGGTGTCGTACATCGTGACCTGAAGCCCAGCAACATCCTCGTCAACGAGAACTGCGATCTCAAGATCTGCGACTTCGGTCTCGCCCGTATACAAGACCCCCAGATGACGGGATACGTCTCGACCCGATACTACCGCGCGCCAGAAATCATGCTCACATGGCAAAAGTACGATGTCGAGGTGGATATCTGGAGTGCAGGATGCATCTTTGCCGAGATGCTCGAGGGCAAGCCGCTATTCCCTGGAAAGGATCACGTCAACCAATTCTCCATCATTACGGAGCTGTTGGGTACTCCCCCGGATGACGTGATCCAAACCATCTGCAGTGAAAAC ACACTGCGATTCGTTCAGTCGCTCCCCAAGCGCGAGCGACAACCCCTGTCCAACAAGTTCAAGAACGCCGAGCCTCAGG CCGTCGATCTCCTAGAGAACATGCTGGTCTTCGACCCCAAGAAGCGCGTACGAGCGGAGCAGGCTCTCGCACACCCATACCTAGCCCCATACCACGACCCGACTGATGAGCCGATCGCGGAGGAGAAGTTTGATTGGTCGTTCAACGATGCAGACCTGCCCGTCGACACATGGAAGATTATGAT GTACTCGGAGATCTTGGACTACCACAACGTCGATGCGGCGGCACAGGAGCAGGAGAACAACGGCAGCTAA